The region TAAGTGGCCCCGAGAACGGTGGCAGATGGTGCGCTATTTGAAcataaaaattataaatattCGTTGTTTCCGTGCGACCATgtgcgtgtgtggtgtggtggtcggTCTGGCCGCTATGCTCTATTCCCCGGGGGCCGaatggcgagcgaacgaattgCTAGATGTCGGCGCCGGCCGGGTTCGCTGTTTCAATCCCAAACAGGTCAGGTTGAATGAGGTAGCTAAGCGCAGGACAGAAATaacgaggaaaaacaaaacaggcgGTGAAAGTAGCAAAAGAAGGTTTGATGACGATGcaagaatgaaataaaaaaaatctagtaGTAGCCATTGCAGCAGCGCTTTGTAATTGAGATAAAACCGAGTTGTgacaaaatcaaaatgaaattccCGCACCGCTGTCTTCTCGTTCTTATTTTTACCTCACACAAATTAACAGGTAAGTGCTTTGCGCTTTGGAACTGTGTAAATTTAGTCCGCGCACAGAAGGCGCACTTGGAGTGGTTTAGTTTTATCATTCCGATCCATGCCGGGGGATCGCGTGTCGTCTGTTAATCCATCCGCATATATGCTGCCGACCCTCTTTAGCCCATCTGTAGTGGCATGCTACATTCCATGTTATTCAAACATATACCTTTCTACCCATTCGCAATTTGCATATCCTAGTATTCGCTCCGTTCACCCAATTTACGCAGAATGTCGAggactgctgctaccgggttCCCTGTGATGTACAAAATGGCTGTGAACATTTCGattaattgcattttgcattacACTACACACGCACTTTTGATTAGCCGTCCCGCCCCCAGTAGGGCACCCAACATGTGCTTAACGATTGTCTCGATTGATGTGCCATTGTCTTACCCTTGAAGGAAAGCACGTGGTGTGCAGGTTGATAGATAAACCGACTTACAAACTATGCGTTATCAATATCGCACGTGCAACATTTGCCCGTTTTAGAACATACCACGGCGAGTTGACGCCAGTACCTaaaatgcaatgaaaatgCCCTACGGATGCATGTTCCGGACCAGTTGTATACCGGATATCGGCTCGACGGCATGGGTTTCATTTCACTAGCATACGGTGTATTGATGGTGGCTTGCGTACCAGTGCCGCGCACCACGGCGTCCTCGATGGAACGAAGCTACTTTGAGAACCACTATGTTGACCCACCACCGGCTCCACCGAAACATACGGAGGATGGTCGGAACGCTTTGCGGCTGGAGTACTACAAATGGCCGAACGGTGTTGTGCCCTACATAATCAGCGAGGGGTTCAGTGAGTGAAACGTATATTCCAGTTACTGTAAGGATACCATATCAAGCAATCTTTTTGGCCTATATCATCCGTAGGCACCCAGGAACAGGCAGCTATTTTGGAGGCGATGaacgtgctgcagcagcagacctGTGTTTATTTTATCCCCAAAACGGCGGAACAACGTGAACACATACGGTTCTTACGTTCTCAGTGGGGCTGTGGATCAGCGATCGGGTTCCGACGAGGACAATCGGAACCACTCGATGTCGCACTCGACGACTTCTGCCTGGAACTTTCGGGTGCAATTCAACATGAGCTGCTACATGTGCTGGGTCTGTTCCACGAACATACCCGCCCAGATCGAGACGAGTACGTGGAAGTGTTCTGGGATAACATAGAACCAGGTAATTCATTACGAAACCATCTACCATTAACGAATCATCGT is a window of Anopheles aquasalis chromosome 2, idAnoAquaMG_Q_19, whole genome shotgun sequence DNA encoding:
- the LOC126570433 gene encoding LOW QUALITY PROTEIN: low choriolytic enzyme (The sequence of the model RefSeq protein was modified relative to this genomic sequence to represent the inferred CDS: substituted 1 base at 1 genomic stop codon) — translated: MFYNSPSPIWERKWRYRHRRRHTREQGFRRGEEQASTMPTTMRWERGGAXRQYLKCNENALRMHVPDQLYTGYRLDGMGFISLAYGVLMVACVPVPRTTASSMERSYFENHYVDPPPAPPKHTEDGRNALRLEYYKWPNGVVPYIISEGFSTQEQAAILEAMNVLQQQTCVYFIPKTAEQREHIRFLRSQWGCGSAIGFRRGQSEPLDVALDDFCLELSGAIQHELLHVLGLFHEHTRPDRDEYVEVFWDNIEPEFQQNFVKGSWDYMETFGLPYDYGSLMHYPSFAFAKAGTSVTMVSRWNSSYPLGQTDGASFYDIQKVRYMYPCP